A section of the Zygosaccharomyces rouxii strain CBS732 chromosome B complete sequence genome encodes:
- the APM3 gene encoding Apm3p (similar to uniprot|P38153 Saccharomyces cerevisiae YBR288C APM3 Mu3-like subunit of the yeast AP-3 complex which functions in transport of alkaline phosphatase to the vacuole via the alternate pathway clathrin associated protein medium chain): MFIAFYITDSKNSLVFQYLLGSNSPLFSHLLARIRAVCPGLLSKDDENDNTPLFHCCIAKDLEVYKYHSQVNNLNYYCLASGADSRPQTDTFTFLQLLDQTLLEYFDKDKLTVTKIVNNYDRITMIFYMSIDSGEPCVGSLNSNRIRRVIPVKSDLSKMINNTAHTLQRAVRQPRQGILAATPEILESEEVVPWRSGHLKYTSDEIYVDIIETVHVIYQTHHRNNSVQMVSGTINGQVNVKSYLSGNPTVEMDMDLAGNEMYAPSMHQCVEMPQGSPSSLCFIPPDGNCNLLNYTIDLDMNPKVKVTSPVGLVSVIYKDGLGLNRDEFEVHVNISNSPSVPHIQDLKLQIELQPRIQELEEQEEEAQRDAEMDTEAKKERSQLEDGKIKVLRNTHGRFDNSVHPGRGTWIFDSETPVGSLPVLRGCVEDSKHPVRIQRVGVSYANEGMLPSGIGLRRINVRSTTNLRENNRGKRLFKGVKYVCRTGDYEIRS, translated from the coding sequence ATGTTCATTGCATTTTATATTACGGACTCAAAGAATTCATTAGTTTTCCAATATCTTTTGGGCTCAAATTCACCTCTTTTCTCTCATCTCTTAGCTCGGATTAGAGCGGTTTGTCCAGGATTACTTTCcaaagatgatgaaaacgATAATACACCTTTATTCCACTGTTGCATAGCCAAAGATCTCGAGGTGTACAAGTACCACTCACAAGTTAACAATTTGAACTACTACTGTTTGGCTTCAGGAGCAGACTCAAGGCCGCAGACTGATACTTTTACATTTTTGCAGCTGTTAGATCAAACATTACTGGAATACTTCGATAAGGATAAATTGACCGTTACCAAGATTGTCAACAATTATGATCGTATTACCATGATTTTCTACATGTCCATCGATTCCGGTGAGCCCTGTGTGGGCTCCCTTAACAGTAATAGAATTAGAAGGGTTATACCGGTTAAATCAGATCTGTCCAAGATGATTAATAATACCGCACATACTCTTCAAAGAGCTGTGCGTCAACCACGTCAAGGTATCTTAGCGGCTACACCAGAAATTCTGGAGAGTGAAGAAGTTGTTCCTTGGAGAAGTGGCCATCTGAAATACACGAGTGATGAAATTTACGTAGATATCATCGAGACCGTTCATGTTATCTACCAGACACATCATCGGAATAACTCAGTTCAAATGGTTTCAGGTACCATTAACGGCCAAGTAAATGTTAAAAGCTACTTAAGCGGTAACCCTACGGTGGAAATGGATATGGACTTAGCTGGTAACGAAATGTATGCGCCATCAATGCACCAATGCGTGGAAATGCCGCAAGGCTCACCATCGTCTCTGTGTTTTATACCACCCGATGGTAATTGTAACTTACTGAATTATACGATTGATCTCGACATGAATCCCAAAGTTAAAGTGACAAGTCCAGTGGGTCTCGTATCAGTGATTTATAAGGATGGCCTCGGTCTAAATcgtgatgaatttgaagtcCATGtcaatatttcaaattccCCATCAGTACCGCATATTCAAGATCTAAAGCTTCAAATAGAACTACAACCCCGTatacaagaattggaagaacaGGAGGAAGAAGCTCAGAGGGATGCCGAAATGGATACGGAGGCAAAGAAAGAACGCAGTcaattagaagatggtAAGATCAAGGTGCTGAGAAATACGCATGGTAGATTTGACAATAGTGTACACCCAGGTAGAGGTACATGGATCTTTGATAGTGAAACACCTGTGGGTTCATTACCTGTTCTAAGAGGATGTGTTGAGGACTCTAAACATCCAGTAAGGATACAACGTGTAGGTGTGAGTTATGCAAACGAGGGAATGTTACCAAGTGGCATAGGGCTACGGAGAATAAACGTTAGATCTACAACTAATCTAAGAGAAAACAACAGGGGTAAAAGACTGTTCAAGGGCGTGAAATATGTATGCCGTACAGGTGACTATGAAATACGGTCTTGA
- the FOX2 gene encoding bifunctional hydroxyacyl-CoA dehydrogenase/enoyl-CoA hydratase FOX2 (similar to uniprot|Q02207 Saccharomyces cerevisiae YKR009C FOX2 Multifunctional enzyme of the peroxisomal fatty acid beta-oxidation pathway has 3-hydroxyacyl-CoA dehydrogenase and enoyl-CoA hydratase activities): MSGLSFKGRVVIITGAGGGLGRVYALEYAKRGAKVVVNDLGGSLGGSGSDNRAADVVVEEIIQLGGTAVANYDSVSDNGVGIVKTAIDNFGRVDILVNNAGILRDASFARMNEKQFTQVIDVHLNGAYKLSHAAWPYMVQQKFGRIVNTSSPAGLYGNFGQANYSAAKLGLVGLAETLSKEGFKYNIKANAIAPLANSRMTEDLLPAHILKQLGPEKIAPLVLYLTHESSQVTNSIFEVAGGWYGQVRWERSSGQIFNPNEETFTPESILNKWSSVNDFADKPFNKTQHPIQLSDYNDLITKGKRLPHDNPQGSIKITSLKGKVVIVTGSGGGLGGTHSNWFARYGAKLVINDIKDPHSVVKELNDKYGSGTAIADTHNIITEAPQIVENAIKNFGRVDVLVNNAGILRDRSFKKMTEDEWFAVLQVHLFATYSMCKAVWSVFVKQKSGYIINVTSTSGIYGNFGQANYAAAKSAILGFSKTIAIEGAKKGIVVNIIAPHAETAMTKTIFGKEELQNHFEPSQVSPFIVLLSSEELQRQAGKAGVRGQLFEVGGGWVGKTRFQRSSGFVAIGDDANLDTLAANWDKVVDFSKPQYPATFTDASILILRAVQAAQYLASSRSDNDIFNYSDRDSIIYNMGLGAKSNEQQYVYENDLKFQVLPSFAVIPFMEGVTGGLKMHELVDNYDYAKLLHGEQYFRIAQNGSLATNGTLKTVVKPLQVSDKRGKGAVIVGGSETYDIKTNRLVSVNEGTFFVRGASAPGTKNRSFAPRAKFATTAFKAPSNTPPTAELDVTTTTDQATFYRLSGDYNPLHIDPKAARAVGFPKPILHGLGTLGVTVKALYENFGAFGELKVRFTAPVFPGDKLKVKAWKRADGTVIFQTLDVTTNAVVLDNAAIKLIGSSSRF; encoded by the coding sequence ATGTCAGGATTATCCTTCAAAGGGAGGGTAGTCATTATTACcggtgctggtggtggtcttgGTAGGGTTTATGCATTAGAATATGCCAAAAGAGGTGCTAAGGTGGTTGTTAATGATTTGGGTGGATctcttggtggtagtggtTCAGATAATCGCGCAGCGGATGTAGTGGTAGAAGAGATTATTCAATTGGGTGGTACTGCAGTGGCTAATTACGACTCTGTGAGTGATAATGGTGTGGGTATTGTTAAAACTGCTATCGATAACTTTGGTCGTGTTGATATTCTTGTTAATAATGCAGGTATATTGAGAGACGCCTCGTTTGCTAGGATGAATGAGAAACAGTTCACACAGGTAATTGACGTCCACTTAAATGGCGCTTATAAGCTATCGCATGCCGCCTGGCCATACATGGTTCAACAAAAATTTGGTCGTATTGTAAACACCAGTTCGCCTGCGGGTCTTTATGGTAATTTTGGTCAAGCCAATTATTCTGCGGCTAAATTGGGTCTCGTGGGACTTGCAGAGACTTTATCCAAAGAAGGTTTTAAATATAACATTAAGGCGAATGCGATTGCTCCTCTTGCCAATTCTAGAATGACTGAAGATCTTTTACCAGCTCACATTTTGAAGCAACTGGGGCCTGAAAAGATTGCACCATTGGTGCTTTATTTAACACACGAATCATCTCAAGTAACCAATTCTATCTTTGAAGTAGCTGGTGGTTGGTATGGTCAAGTTAGATGGGAAAGATCATCTggtcaaatctttaaccCTAATGAGGAGACTTTCACACCAGAGAGTATATTGAACAAATGGTCTTCCGTTAATGATTTTGCCGATAAACCATTTAACAAGACACAAcatccaattcaattaTCTGATTATAATGATCTAATTACAAAGGGCAAAAGATTACCGCACGATAATCCACAGGGATCCATCAAGATTACTTCTTTAAAAGGTAAAGTTGTAATTGTCACTGGGTCTGGTGGTGGCCTTGGTGGTACTCATTCCAATTGGTTTGCCAGATATGGTGCTAAATTGGTCATTAATGACATTAAAGATCCACATTCCGTTGtgaaagaattaaatgaCAAGTACGGATCTGGTACCGCTATAGCAGATACTCATAATATCATTACAGAAGCTCCTCAAATCGTGGAGAATGCAATTAAGAATTTTGGACGTGTGGATGTGCTTGTTAACAACGCGGGTATCTTAAGAGATAGGTCCTTCAAAAAGATGACGGAAGATGAGTGGTTTGCGGTATTGCAGGTACATCTGTTCGCTACTTATTCTATGTGCAAAGCAGTTTGGTCGGTATTTGTGAAACAGAAGTCTGGTTACATAATCAATGTGACCTCTACTTCCGGTATCTACGGTAACTTTGGTCAAGCCAATTATGCAGCCGCCAAGTCTGCTATTCTTGGATTTTCGAAGACAATTGCCATTGAAGGTGCAAAGAAGGGTATTGTTGTTAATATCATTGCTCCTCATGCTGAAACTGCTATGACAAAGACTATCTTTgggaaagaagaattacaaaaccATTTTGAACCTAGTCAAGTTTCACCCTTTATCGTTTTGTTATCATCTGAGGAATTACAACGTCAAGCAGGTAAAGCAGGTGTTAGAGGACAATTATTTGAAGTTGGTGGTGGATGGGTAGGTAAGACTAGATTCCAACGAAGTTCAGGTTTCGTTGCTATAGGTGATGATGCCAATCTAGATACTCTCGCAGCTAACTGGGATAAAGTTGTTGATTTTTCTAAACCGCAATACCCTGCTACGTTTACTGACGCGTCTATTCTCATTTTAAGAGCTGTACAAGCTGCTCAATATTTGGCCAGCAGTAGATCtgataatgatattttTAACTACAGTGACAGAGACAGTATCATTTACAACATGGGTTTAGGTGCTAAGAGTAACGAACAGCAATACGTTTATGAAAAcgatttgaaattccaagTGTTGCCTTCTTTTGCCGTCATCCCATTTATGGAGGGCGTTACGGGTGGTCTTAAGATGCATGAGTTAGTTGATAATTACGACTATGCTAAATTGTTACACGGTGAGCAGTATTTTAGAATAGCTCAAAACGGATCTTTGGCTACTAATGGTACTTTGAAGACGGTCGTTAAGCCATTGCAAGTTTCGGATAAGCGCGGTAAAGGTGCAGTGATAGTAGGCGGTTCTGAAACTTATGATATTAAGACTAACAGGTTAGTCTCTGTCAATGAAGGTACTTTCTTCGTCAGAGGTGCTAGTGCTCCCGGTACCAAGAATCGTAGTTTTGCTCCTAGAGCTAAATTCGCAACTACTGCTTTCAAAGCACCTTCAAATACTCCACCTACAGCGGAACTTGACGTCACCACTACAACTGATCAAGCAACATTTTACAGACTTTCCGGTGATTATAACCCGTTACACATTGATCCCAAAGCTGCGAGAGCAGTCGGGTTCCCAAAACCTATCTTACATGGATTAGGCACTTTAGGTGTTACCGTCAAGGCGCTGTACGAGAATTTTGGTGCATTTGGGGAGTTGAAAGTAAGATTCACTGCACCAGTCTTCCCCGGTGACAAATTAAAAGTTAAAGCTTGGAAAAGGGCTGATGGTACCGTTATTTTCCAAACCTTGGACGTTACGACGAACGCTGTTGTATTGGATAATGCAGCTATCAAATTGATAGGATCCAGCTCCAGATTCTAA
- a CDS encoding glycosyltransferase family 15 protein (similar to uniprot|P27810 Saccharomyces cerevisiae YOR099w KTR1 mannosyltransferase involved in n-linked and o-linked glycosylation), with protein sequence MRIRIPLTLSKPRNLKIVITTLALCTLLLIGYNYTHLLLPLRFNGGETSVKGIQSPLPQDAPTTKLYNDQRKGNDVLLTLVRNSEINQLVGTIESFEESFNSKYHYDWWFMNDEDFTQEFQERVKEVVSGRTRFIKIPKELWSYPDYIDREKADASRQAYKKARIMYGESESYRFMCRFNSGMFYRLPELKDIEYYWRIEPSTRFNCEITYDVFQYMRNHNKLYAFNMALQEDVRTIPTLWNSTMEFLRENPQAVDKDNLAGFVSDDGGNSYNLCHFWSNFEIANMQFFRSPVYESYFEFLDRKGGFFYERWGDAPVHTLAVSLMLPADQIHFVANTGYFHKPNQDCPPNEELRDALHCQCSPRSDFTWHKYSCVHKFFHLQKMVRPDTLEHISMIYPTIYDTIMNAKD encoded by the coding sequence ATGCGGATACGTATACCATTAACTTTGAGCAAACCTCGAAACTTAAAGATTGTTATTACCACATTAGCGCTATGCACACTCTTACTTATAGGGTATAACTATACACATCTTTTACTACCGTTGAGATTTAATGGCGGTGAAACGTCCGTAAAAGGGATTCAGTCACCGTTACCACAGGATGCACCTACAACGAAACTCTATAACGACCAAAGAAAGGGAAACGACGTACTATTGACACTAGTCAGGAATTCAGAAATAAATCAGCTTGTGGGGACTATTGAAAGCTTTGAGGAGAGTTTTAACTCTAAATATCACTATGATTGGTGGTTTAtgaatgatgaagattttacaCAAGAGTTTCAAGAGAGGGTAAAAGAAGTAGTGTCAGGTAGAACAAGGTTTATTAAGATACCAAAAGAATTATGGTCATATCCTGACTACATCGACCGAGAGAAAGCTGATGCTTCGAGACAAGCTTACAAGAAAGCGAGAATCATGTACGGCGAGAGTGAATCCTACAGATTCATGTGTAGGTTCAATTCTGGAATGTTTTACAGATTaccagaattgaaagacaTTGAATACTACTGGAGAATTGAACCAAGTACCAGGTTTAATTGTGAAATTACCTACGATGTTTTCCAGTATATGAGAAACCATAACAAGCTCTATGCATTTAACATGGCATTACAGGAGGATGTCAGAACGATCCCTACTTTATGGAATTCAACGATGGAATTCTTAAGGGAGAACCCTCAAGCTGTCGACAAAGACAACTTGGCTGGTTTTGTCTCTGATGACGGTGGTAACTCCTACAATTTATGCCACTTCTGGtccaattttgaaattgcaaacatgcaatttttcagaagtCCAGTCTATGAAAGttattttgaatttttagatcGTAAAGGGGGGTTTTTCTACGAAAGATGGGGCGATGCTCCTGTTCATACTTTAGCGGTCTCACTAATGCTGCCTGCCgatcaaattcattttgTTGCCAATACTGGTTACTTCCATAAGCCAAACCAAGACTGTCCTCCCAATGAAGAGTTACGAGATGCCCTACACTGTCAATGCAGTCCACGTTCTGATTTCACTTGGCACAAGTACAGTTGCGTCCACAAGTTTTTCCACCTACAGAAAATGGTTAGGCCTGATACCTTAGAACATATTTCAATGATTTATCCAACCATCTACGATACTATTATGAATGCTAAGGATTGA
- the QCR10 gene encoding ubiquinol--cytochrome-c reductase subunit 10 (similar to uniprot|P37299 Saccharomyces cerevisiae YHR001W-A QCR10 8.5 kDa subunit of the ubiqunol-cytochrome c oxidoreductase complex), giving the protein MVSYVSRLAGKTAPHFGRITPYNLLTYAPNLMLWGGAWWAGVFVFTEAWPKFQETFYQKIPLFGGHWINEIPPEDKIN; this is encoded by the exons ATGGTTTCT TACGTCTCTAGATTAGCAGGTAAGACTGCTCCACATTTCGGTAGAATCACCCCATACAACTTGTTGACTTATGCTCCAAATCTAATGCTTTGGGGTGGTGCCTGGTGGGCAGGTGTGTTTGTCTTCACTGAAGCTTGGCCCAAATTCCAAGAAACTTTCTACCAAAAGATTCCATTGTTTGGTGGTCACTGGATTAACGAAATCCCACCTGAAGACAAAATAAACTAA